One Pseudomonas fluorescens genomic region harbors:
- a CDS encoding relaxase/mobilization nuclease domain-containing protein → MIGKLLKSSTGSCANRIKYVYGGKKHDHDIINIKTIDTNCLAFCPEIGIQKGCAESLGCMILDMDIATKLKMGEQGQPKRRLKPVFHAILSLDTGESLTLAQWKIAVRHYLKSMGFKSSTKYTSVLHADTDNEHVHIVANRISYESGFPMVSDQNNFEKNLQSISEIEGMFGLKRAPRPEETWNIAVSGREVDGAARARAIPYRSRLAAKVGACVESTRERNGDIINFVRALRRQRVYVHLRYDTEGQPKGISFEFEDRVTSGKTLKKARFTFQKLTTQEGIRYEPSMLPQLQAELSKRNPANKGKPNPTEQRYWVNRGWVYMYFIPSHTAHAPFIRLKVKKTGAQVRQEIAHEEATALVKAILQILAALFGVAVRYTAKPGNPRVKGYIEYDQYEGRQLSALVESTVIQKHLPNNECKKL, encoded by the coding sequence ATGATTGGTAAGCTCCTGAAATCTTCCACTGGCTCCTGCGCTAATCGCATCAAATATGTCTATGGAGGAAAAAAACATGACCATGACATCATCAATATTAAGACAATCGATACCAACTGCCTGGCTTTCTGCCCAGAGATCGGAATACAGAAAGGCTGCGCGGAGAGTCTGGGTTGTATGATCCTCGACATGGATATCGCTACAAAATTGAAAATGGGCGAGCAAGGACAGCCAAAGAGAAGACTGAAGCCGGTTTTTCATGCGATTCTTTCGCTAGATACTGGTGAGTCACTCACCCTCGCACAGTGGAAGATAGCCGTACGACATTACCTGAAATCGATGGGCTTTAAGAGCAGCACAAAGTACACATCTGTCCTCCATGCTGATACAGATAACGAGCACGTTCATATCGTTGCTAATCGAATTAGCTACGAGTCGGGCTTTCCGATGGTTAGTGATCAAAATAATTTTGAAAAAAACTTGCAATCGATCAGCGAGATTGAGGGCATGTTCGGCCTCAAAAGGGCCCCAAGACCAGAGGAGACTTGGAACATCGCTGTCAGCGGTAGAGAGGTCGACGGTGCCGCAAGGGCCCGCGCAATACCTTACAGATCCCGTCTCGCTGCAAAGGTCGGAGCTTGTGTCGAGAGTACTAGGGAGCGTAATGGAGACATTATCAATTTTGTCCGGGCTTTAAGGAGGCAACGCGTCTACGTCCATTTACGATACGACACCGAGGGCCAACCGAAAGGGATTAGCTTTGAATTTGAGGATCGTGTCACCTCAGGTAAGACGCTGAAGAAAGCGCGTTTCACCTTTCAAAAACTGACGACTCAGGAAGGCATTAGATATGAGCCGAGCATGCTTCCGCAGTTACAAGCAGAGCTTTCTAAGCGAAATCCAGCGAATAAAGGCAAGCCTAACCCAACCGAGCAACGCTACTGGGTCAACCGTGGCTGGGTCTATATGTACTTCATCCCGTCCCACACTGCCCATGCCCCCTTCATCAGGCTCAAAGTGAAAAAAACCGGCGCTCAAGTTAGACAGGAGATTGCTCACGAAGAGGCGACGGCACTGGTCAAAGCGATCCTGCAGATCCTAGCCGCGCTTTTTGGTGTTGCCGTGAGGTACACGGCAAAGCCTGGCAACCCCAGAGTTAAGGGCTATATAGAATACGATCAATATGAGGGTCGCCAACTTTCTGCCCTCGTCGAATCTACGGTTATCCAAAAACACCTGCCAAACAATGAATGTAAAAAACTTTGA
- a CDS encoding tyrosine-type recombinase/integrase: MAKKINFTKSALDDLTCPDGKADILVYDTEIKGLAIRVTKAGGKTFFVMRKFKGRDHRIKLDAYDKRTTKIPLIREKALSVYTNLEATLKEKIVKSMQDEVTVESAFEDMLIAKAKLTKCTIDDYRKTFKNHIAPNLPGRSLRTITAKDVTALHEKVTQAVPKKDETLGTQRKRTANKTLSLLGSIFSFAMAFYNNGPKRLIEYNPVEIMTTLKLWHENKRAKIRINPNELGGFIAECLAIADQQPLRDVPTSFKTVSAAVLFMLFSGVRPGEIAKIRKTDIHHATRSVIFSARTKLNERDSLKNGEEFHLVLSDSAYCQLLYATKHSISDYVFSGVSQEKISESSVRDFLIRVQEKIGTNLPRKIMRASFISTAQKARIGQYYTKVLSNHDGKGRSVDVTDGYKTDYLSEVRNAITLVEHDIYKMSGIEKDIVCRGLLKTLAPLDSKAMGELVART, encoded by the coding sequence CCCGGACGGCAAAGCCGACATCCTGGTGTACGACACGGAAATCAAAGGCCTGGCCATCCGGGTCACCAAAGCAGGCGGTAAAACCTTTTTTGTGATGAGGAAATTTAAGGGCAGAGACCATCGAATCAAGCTCGACGCTTACGACAAACGCACCACAAAAATTCCTCTGATAAGGGAAAAAGCGTTGTCGGTGTACACCAATCTGGAGGCGACGCTGAAGGAAAAAATCGTCAAATCCATGCAAGATGAGGTAACCGTCGAGAGCGCATTCGAGGACATGCTGATCGCAAAAGCTAAGCTCACTAAGTGCACCATCGACGACTATCGCAAGACTTTTAAAAATCACATCGCTCCTAATTTGCCCGGTAGGTCATTGCGCACAATCACCGCCAAAGATGTGACCGCACTGCACGAGAAGGTAACCCAAGCAGTGCCGAAAAAGGATGAGACACTTGGCACACAGCGGAAGCGCACAGCTAATAAAACGCTATCCCTCCTCGGTTCCATTTTTTCATTTGCCATGGCATTTTACAATAACGGCCCTAAAAGGCTGATTGAATACAACCCAGTAGAAATCATGACTACGCTCAAACTTTGGCACGAAAATAAGCGAGCAAAAATACGTATAAATCCTAATGAGCTTGGTGGGTTTATTGCGGAGTGCTTGGCTATTGCTGACCAGCAACCATTACGAGATGTGCCAACGTCTTTTAAGACCGTGTCAGCCGCCGTACTATTTATGCTCTTTAGCGGAGTGAGGCCAGGAGAAATTGCCAAAATTCGCAAGACGGACATACACCACGCCACGAGATCAGTCATCTTTTCGGCGCGGACGAAGCTAAATGAACGTGACTCATTAAAAAACGGAGAGGAGTTTCACCTAGTTCTAAGTGACAGTGCTTACTGCCAACTCCTTTATGCCACGAAGCATTCGATCAGCGACTATGTTTTTTCCGGAGTTTCGCAAGAAAAAATCAGTGAATCCAGTGTGAGAGATTTTTTAATTAGAGTTCAGGAAAAGATTGGAACAAATCTACCACGAAAAATTATGCGAGCCAGCTTTATCTCGACAGCTCAAAAAGCTCGCATTGGTCAATATTATACTAAGGTTCTTTCTAACCATGATGGCAAAGGACGATCCGTGGATGTGACAGATGGCTATAAAACTGACTATCTCTCGGAAGTCAGGAACGCAATTACACTTGTGGAACATGATATTTACAAAATGTCAGGAATTGAAAAAGATATCGTTTGCAGAGGACTACTAAAAACTTTGGCGCCCCTTGATAGCAAAGCAATGGGTGAACTCGTAGCACGTACCTAA